The DNA window GTCAGGAGAATCACCAATGACTACGGGGGCATCGCAGCGGCCCTGGTGGTTGGACTGGTCCCCACCTACGTTGCCCACACCTACGCCGGTTTCTTTGACACTGACATGTTCAACTTCGTTCTTCCACTGCTGGTGTTCTGGTTCTTCACAGAGAGCATGCTTGCAGTGGATCTCAAAAGGAAAACAGCCTATGCACTTGCAGCTGCAGTTTCAATACTCGTATTCTCAGCTGCATGGGTCGGTTACATATTCTATCTGGCCGTTCTGGTGGCCTTCATCATAGTCTACTCCCTTATCTCAAGGTACGTTCTGGGTGAGAAACCCGATAGGGAGTTCACTGGTAAGGTTGACTGGCTGCTGCATCAGCGCGAGATATTCCCCCTCCTGGTTCTCCTCTTAGGTGGCGGGATTCTCATAGGCATATTCGGAGGGTTTTCCAGCCTGGCTGGTGCCGTGACGGGTCTTGTGAGCACCACCCAGATACAGGCAACAGCCCAGACAACAGCCTACCCCAACGTGTATGTGTCAGTTTCAGAGCTCCAGATCCCTGAATTCATAACCACAGGGGCCGGGGCAAAGAACCTGTTCATGCCAGGGCAGGGATCGGTTGTTGGTGGTGTTGGTGGCCTTCTGGTATTCCTTCTCGGCGTACTCGGTGTCGGCGCCCTCCTGTGGAAGTACCGAGAGCCTGAGGTCCAGGTTAAGGAACCGGACAGAAAGTTGAAGGCCGGCAAGAAGAGCAAATTCATTAAAAGGCAGAATAAAACCAGCACCACTGACAGTGAAATGAAGCACCGGTATCTCCTATACGCTGTCCTCATGGCCGTATGGCTGGTGATGAGTGGATACGCCGTCACAAAGGGTTCAAGGTTCATACCAACCTTTGCAATACCCCTGGGACTTTCAGCAGGGATATTCACAGGCTTCCTGGTTGAATACCTCAGGGAAAATATTAAGACAGCATCCTCCATTGCACTGGTTGCCTTTGTGGCTGCGATTGCCATTGCAATGCCCTTCGGTGTCTCAGTTGCTGTTAAACTCCTTGCAGGGGTGATTGCAGCTGGATTCATATACTTGGTCAAAAAGCCAGAGGTGAGGGCCCCTGTAATGATGGCCCTTGTTGTCCTGGCAGTGGTGGCCCCCTCTGTGAGCGGAGCACATTCACTGACATCAGGTGTTGCGCCGGGCACAGATGATGGGATGTGGAAATCAATGGAGTGGGTCAAGAAGAACACCAGCAAGGACACCGTGGTCATGTCCTGGTGGGACTTCGGCCACCTCTTTGCTGTTGCAGCCGACAGGCCCGTGACTTTCGACGGTGGTTCACAGAACACTCCAAGGGCTTACTGGATCGGTAAGGCGCTGACAACCAGTAACGAAACACTCTCAAGGGGCATACTCACAATGCTATCA is part of the Methanothermobacter sp. K4 genome and encodes:
- a CDS encoding dolichyl-diphosphooligosaccharide--protein glycosyltransferase subunit STT3, whose translation is MDIRNLLEKLKPFIIIIVLFSAVFYIRAEASNIGGVPADAKDFYKDSDGLPYFSEMDSYYNYRLTMNYLTRGIMGDTLVDGKPYDLHSYYPPGRPVDYPPLIVYITSAAYRVANVFGDFSLKEVAFWMGALIGSLCVIPAYLFVRRITNDYGGIAAALVVGLVPTYVAHTYAGFFDTDMFNFVLPLLVFWFFTESMLAVDLKRKTAYALAAAVSILVFSAAWVGYIFYLAVLVAFIIVYSLISRYVLGEKPDREFTGKVDWLLHQREIFPLLVLLLGGGILIGIFGGFSSLAGAVTGLVSTTQIQATAQTTAYPNVYVSVSELQIPEFITTGAGAKNLFMPGQGSVVGGVGGLLVFLLGVLGVGALLWKYREPEVQVKEPDRKLKAGKKSKFIKRQNKTSTTDSEMKHRYLLYAVLMAVWLVMSGYAVTKGSRFIPTFAIPLGLSAGIFTGFLVEYLRENIKTASSIALVAFVAAIAIAMPFGVSVAVKLLAGVIAAGFIYLVKKPEVRAPVMMALVVLAVVAPSVSGAHSLTSGVAPGTDDGMWKSMEWVKKNTSKDTVVMSWWDFGHLFAVAADRPVTFDGGSQNTPRAYWIGKALTTSNETLSRGILTMLSSSGDLAYETLDNYTNDSGKTAEILTSTLGLSRDDARAVMTGRYGLTEKEADSVLRYSHPSKPKPFVLVLSSDMLGKAPWWTYFGTWDFKKKTGSRYGYYPSMGSSKPQVVNNTTVIQTVNTMVEDNLVGTIIEKRDNTTNATIAIGNNRTVQRINPHKLIIIEGNLLVRNEIVDSNAQLSLIVIGSGNQYTTVIMNRELEDAVFTKLFLLGGFNQTSFKFLHQEPGVLLWTAA